GTGTTGGAAAAACTCATATTTGAAAAGTATGtagtattttagaaaaaaataaaaataaagacaattaatgtaattatatgaaaatatgaatGTGAAAGGTAAAATAAACTAAAGATGATGATATAGATAATGTGCATGTATGTATGATGAGGCGGAGCAAAAGAGAGTGACGCGTAAGGTGAGAGACTCGTCAAAGAGATTCGTTGGGAATGCCACGTGTCGGGAGAACAGAGAGTGGTGGACGAAGACCGAGCTAGCTAAGGTAAGGTTAGCTGACTCcatggttggttggttggttggtttGGTTGGTTTCTTCCAAAAAGTAAAACATAAAGGAATGGGTAACCCCCATTGCCTGCACCCACACACTCACTTCACACCGCACCACACCACACCGCACCGTAGAaaacctctttctctctctcactctttcGCTCTCGCTAGGGTTTTCTTCCAATCGCATCTCGAATCTCGATTTCGCTAAGTCATCTCGCGCAATTCTCCATGGAGGTAACACCGTTTCGATTACTCCGCTGTCTACTCTGAATttttctcctctctctctctctctctctcttctatgCCTTGTCCTTTTCGATTAGGAATCTATTTCTCCCGAGACTCTATGATTTGATCTGATTCCTTTATGAGTGCTGGTTTGATTTGTTTCGCTGTGTTCCGAATATTGTAGCGTGACGGCGTGGGTTGATTATTCGATTGGGATTTTATGTCCACAGTTGTTGTTGTCTGTTTGTGTGGATTTCAGCGGGGTGTTGTTTTGTAGGGTGGTGGGATGGAAGGGAATAATATCAGTGATGACAGTAATAAGTCTGAGGCGCATTTGACTTCCGCCGCTGCTTTTGTGGAGGGCGGAATTCAGGACGCTTGTGATGATGCCTGCAGCATATGCCTTGAAGCCTTCTGTGACAGTGATCCTTCCACGGTATGGTGTTAGTTCAATTGTTATGGTTGTGATTAGTGTTGACTGCTTGTAAACCCTATTGATCAGGCTATTCTTATACTCTTCTTGCAGGTTACCAGTTGCAAGCATGAGTTTCATCTTCAGTGCATTCTCGAATGGTATTGTTTTTCGGTTTcgttaattcattattttttagttaatcaTGGGGATTCATGTTTGATTGGGCTGGTCTGCACTTTGGTGGTAATGATGGGTGTTTCACTTATTactattacttattattataattattattattatgttactATTCTTATTGCTGTGAATCGTTATTGTTAAAGCCGCTGTTATGTTTCTTGATCAGTGATTTGAGTTCCTAAAGTAAGGAATTTGTATGGCTGTATTTTGTGCTGATCTACTTGCAGAAGGTGCTTCTTAATAGAATACTTTGCGTATGTGTTTTTGTCTATTTTGAAGGAAAACATGCGTCTGGTGCTCAATTTAAAATAAGCTGTCATTATCAGCTGAAAGAGAGAGTATCATGAATTTTATGTATAGGATTGAAGTTATTGTTATTTCTCTGAAGTTGGCATGAAGCTTTCACAGGCATGAAAATCCCAGCACTTGAGTATGTCAATGACTCTCGGGGCTTATGTCAACAACCAATTTCATATTGTTCCTTCAATCATTACATCCTCTTTGTTTGAGTCACTTTATTGATCTATAGTTAGTCAAGGTTCTTGGAAAATCAGATGTCATAcccaacaaattttataaacaataaacCAGTAGGGCCTGAACTTGACTGGTTTACATTTTGATAACTCTTAACACTGTCCAAGTGATAAAAGGAACCTATTAATACTGTCCCagaataaaaatttcaatcattattttataCAGTTCTTACACTTACGTACAAACTTGCTTAGCTACTAGGTCAATTCGTTGTTGTCCTAGTGAAAATTTTCCGAAAGAACAAAGGAAATGTTTTGGGCAATCTTCCAGTCTGTTGTATGAGTTACTGTTTTTTGAAGTGTGTGGATATGGACATTTATAGCATGCTCCTATTAGGCTCACAAATATGTTATGCACGTAATTTCATGTTTCTTCCATGCCTTGTGGCTTATTCTTTAATTTCATGAACATATCCTGGTGAAAAAGAAATGTTGGTATCAAGGGAAAAAAATGGCTAATTCTGTGCCCGTGGCCACAATCAATTGTTACTCAAATCGCTTAACAATCTTTGGAGGAAGACTTTGTATTGAGTTCTAGCTTTTATCTTTTAGGTGTCAAAGAAGCTCCCAGTGCCCCATGTGTTGGCAACCTATCAGTCTCAAAGATCCAACAAGGTTTGTAGTTTTCGCGATGTTCTTaattcttgtttatttattaatctGCTTCTGTCATTATTTGTTTTAGAGATTTATTTACTTGCTTCTCTGCTTTTTGTATTTGCAGCCAAGAATTACTTGAGGCAGTGGAAAGAGAGCGAAACTTTAGGATCAATCCACCTAGAAATGCCACAATATTTCATCATCCAACACTAGGGGATTTCGAGTTACAACATGTTTGTAGTCTACTTATGCTAGTTTGAAAGTATTTTGAAGTGTTATCATGCATTATGTGATTTTTGGGTTCTCGTGCAGTTGCCAGTTGGAGCTAGTGATGCTGATCTTGAAGAGCGTATAATTCAACACTTAGCTGCGGCAGCAGCAATGGGAAGAGCACGCCACATTGCTAGAAGGGAAGGGCAGAGAAATAGGTCATCAGCTCAAGGTCGCCCacactttttagttttttcaactCATCCTAATTCGCCTCCCATGGCTCCTACTTCTTCCTCTCCATCTCAGAGAGGAGATGACGAAGCAACTCCTACTATTGCTGTTGCCAATCTGTCTCCAACTCCTGCGACAGGAGAACAATCATCACAACTGACTTTAGTTGCTCCTGTTCAAGCAGACCAGGTTTCTGCTTCTGGATCTGGATCTAGTGCTCTTGGTACAGAACATCAAGGACCATCTTACAACAATAGGTCATTTTCATTTTCGGTTTTGAATCTctagattatttttaaatgtttctacATTCATAATTGCCTTGTATTCTACATTTAGTAGTTCTCAACTTTTGGGTCTGAAATTCATACAGGAGATCTCCTAATCAGTCATCTCCAAGTAGTCAAGACAGAGCAGGCCCATCAGAATTCCAGTCATTTTCAGAGTCTCTGAAATCTAAACTGAATGCTGTGTCATCAAGGTAGTGGACTTTTGTATGTTGGATGTGGGTCT
This region of Vigna unguiculata cultivar IT97K-499-35 chromosome 5, ASM411807v1, whole genome shotgun sequence genomic DNA includes:
- the LOC114184977 gene encoding E3 ubiquitin-protein ligase RHF2A, with protein sequence MEGGGMEGNNISDDSNKSEAHLTSAAAFVEGGIQDACDDACSICLEAFCDSDPSTVTSCKHEFHLQCILEWCQRSSQCPMCWQPISLKDPTSQELLEAVERERNFRINPPRNATIFHHPTLGDFELQHLPVGASDADLEERIIQHLAAAAAMGRARHIARREGQRNRSSAQGRPHFLVFSTHPNSPPMAPTSSSPSQRGDDEATPTIAVANLSPTPATGEQSSQLTLVAPVQADQVSASGSGSSALGTEHQGPSYNNRRSPNQSSPSSQDRAGPSEFQSFSESLKSKLNAVSSRYKESISKSTRGWKERWFSRNNAMSDIGSDVRREVNAGIATVSRMMERLETRDSNRSNINSAPSNLEDDSVQGPNDQALTGTEGGGLLGDNNTKASCAAGSSSS